TGGCCGAAGCACCGCCGTCGAGGTGTTGCCGTTCAGCTTCCGCGAGTATCTGCGCCATCGGGGTCTCGAACCGGAGACGGCGGTGCTGCCGGGGGCGGCTCAACGGTCGGCACTCGAGCGCGCTCTGGAGCTCTACCTCGTTGAGGGGGGCTTCCCGGCAGTTCAGGATATGTCGGGTATCGACCGCCGGCGGACCCTGCAGGACTACGTTGATCTGGTGGTCTACCGGGATGTCGCCAATCGCTGGGGGGCTACGAACCGTGTGGCATTGGCGTGGATGGTTTCTCACCTGCTGAGCAACTTCGCGCGCGATTTCAGTGTGAACAGGATGCTCAACGACTTGAAGTCGCAGGGAGTGAAAGTGGGGGAAGACACCCTGCGCGCGTACTTGGGACACCTGATCGATGCACGGCTCGTCCACGCTGTCGGCATCAGAAGGGCGTCCTACCGGGCGCGACAGGTGAACCCTCGCAAGATCTACGCGGTGGATCCCGGGCTCGCCGCCGCCACAGCTCACCCGTCGGCGGAGGACACAGGCTACCTGCTCGAAAACGCGGTCTACCTCGACCTTCGTCGACGGTACTCGCGTCTGCACGAGGAGGCGGTCAGCTACTACTCGGATTCCGACGGCAGTGCCGATTTCGTTGTGGACACGGATGCGTCGGAACCGCTGATCGTGCAAGTGTGTGCCTCGCTGTCCGATGCACGGACGCGTGCGCGTGAGCTGCGGGGTGCCGAGGCCGCCATGCGGGGGACGGGCGCCGCCTTCGCGACGGTGGTGACGCTCACCGAGTCGGGAGAGTACGAAACGCCCGCCGGTCCGGTGCGCGTCATCCCCGCGTGGCGCTGGCTGCTCAGAGAGACGCTGGACGCACGGTAACCGCGCCCGCCTCTACCGCCCGAACGCGTCCACGATCGCGTCGGCGTCGTAGTCCGCGGCGAAGCCGTGCAGCTGCTCCGCGAGCCGGGAATCGAACTCGCGCACCTCGTCGACTAGGGCGGCCACCTTGTCGAAGTCGCCCATGACAGCGGCTCGCTTCACGCGCGCGATGAGGTGCTGCGGCGCCGCGGCTGGCTCGCCCGCGACCGCTTCGCGTGCCGGGGCTGTGGCGGCGGGCGTCGGCTCGAGCAGCTCTCCGAGCGCGTCGGCGAGTTCGGTCTCCGTGCACGGCTTGCTCAGGAAGTCATTCGCTCCGGCGTCGAGCAGCTCGCCGCGCGTCTCGACGAACGCGTTCGCGGTGAGCGCGACGATCGGCGTTTCAGGCGCGACGTCGCCGGTGCGAATCTCGCGGATGACCTCAAGTCCGCCCATGATCGGCATGCGCATATCCAGCAACACGAGGTCGGGCGGCGCCGCGTGGAACCGCTCCAGCGCCTCGCGGCCGTCAGATGCGGTCTCGACTTCGTAGCCGAGGTTCGTGAGCATCTCGCTCAGGAGCGTGCGCATCTCGGCGAAGTCGTCGGCGACGAGGACACGCAGGCCGCCGTCGGGTGCGCGCCTGATGCGCTCAGGAGCCGATGGTGTCTCCGCTGCGTCGGCTTCGCCCTCTTCCACACACACCGTGAACTCGAAGCGGCTGCCGACCCCGCGGGAACTCGTCGCGGTCAGCTCGCCACCCAGCAGCCGTACGTACTGCTGAGAGATGGCCAGCCCCAAGCCCGTCCCGGTTCCCATGGTCCGGCCGCTCTCGGTCTGGCTGAACGGCTCGAACATGAGCTCGATCTCGGACTCGTCCACGCCGACCCCGGTGTCCGTGACGATGAACGTCAGCGCGGTATCCTCGCCGCTCCGCTCCGCGGTCGCCTCAAGGGTCACCGATCCAGTCTGGGTGAACTTCACCGCGTTGCCCAGCAGGTTCACCAGCACCTGGCGGAGCTTCGCCTTGTCGGTCGTGACGAAGCGAGGCAGGTCGGCAGTCAGCTCCACGCGCAGGTCGATGCCCGCACTGTGCGCACGGTCGCGGAAGATCGCGTCAAGGTCGGCGAGCATGACCGCGAGGTCGAACGTCGAAGCTCTGAGCGTCGAGCGTCCCGACTCGATCTTAGCCATCTCAAGGACGTCGTTGATGAGGGCGAGCAGGTACTCGCCGTTTCGATCGATGATCGCCAACCGCTCGCGCTGCTGCTGTGTGATGCCCGGCTCCCGGGCCATGAGCTGGGCGAATCCCAGGATCGCGTTCATCGGCGTGCGGATCTCGTGGCTGATAAGTGACAGGAAGGCGCTCTTGGCCTGCGTGGCCTGGCGCAGCAAGTCGTTGGCGCCCGAGAGCTCGTCGTTCACGTGGCGCAGTGACTCCATCAACTCGAGAGAGTCGACGCGCGCGAGCATCATGTCCACGAGGCGGTGCAACAGCAGACTCTGGGACGCGAGGTGGTCGTCGCTGCTGTCATCGGCGAAGACGAACAGGAAGGAGGTGGCATCGCGCCGGCGCACCGGCATGCCGAGAATCGATGTCGGACGGAAGCGGGAGCCTGGCAGCTCGACGATGAGATCGGCACAGTCGGGGCCGTTCAGGTAGACGGACTCGCGCGTCTCGATGAGCAGAGACTGGCAGAACAGCGGGACGGACTGAGGCTCGACACGCCGGCTGCTGTGCGCCGAGTGTACGGCGAGAGGATTGGCGCCGGAGGGCCCGAGCGCGTAGCACGCGCACAGCGGGATCGCCTTCAGCAGCGAGATGCGCTCGAGGCCATGCTCGAGCACCGCCTGCACCGATTCGGCCGCTGACAGGCCCTCGCCGATGAGTCCCAGCAGGAGCATGTCCTCGGATCGCTCGGTGAGCAGGTCGTTCTCGGCCTCGAGGATGCGCACCCGTTCGCTGAGGGCCTCGGCGAGTGCGCGCAGCTCAGCGGTGTCGTCAGGCAGGGTGCTCACGGCAGAACCCCGCGATCAGGCCGGACAGGATCTCCGGTTCGTCGATCTGCACGAAATGCGACGCGGTGGGGATGTGCTCGAGCCGGCTACCGGGGATGTTGGCGTGCAGCTTCTCCGAGATCTCGGCGCTCAGAAACGGGTCGGCGTCACCCCGGATGATGAGAACGGGCATCGGCAGCGCGTGGATGTCGTCGGCGATGTCGGTGAGGTTGTGGTTGTCGAGGCAACGGGCGAAGTGCATGAACGCCTGCCGCCCCTCCGTCGTGGACAGCGGCCGTTGGAACTTGGCCATGAGCGCATCGTCGACGCGTTCGGTGTGGTAGACCCCTCGCTTGATGACCAGGCGGAAGGTGCCCATGTCGAACGTCGCCATGAGCAGCTGGCGGATGATCGGCGTGCGCAACGCGGTGATCGGCTGCACCGGCCAGAAGTCGTAGGCGACGCTGTTGGCGACGGTGAGGTCCAGCAGCATCTCCGGATGCCGCACGGCGAAGATCTGAGCGACGCCCCCGCCCAGGTCGTGCCCCACGAGGTGGAAGCGCTCGACTCCGAGCGCGGTCACGAACTCGTAGAGCCGATCCGCGTGGTCCTGGATGGCGTACGAGACATCGAGAGGCATGTCCGAGTCGCCGCACCCGAGCAGATCGACGGCGATGACGTCGAACTCCTCC
Above is a genomic segment from Coriobacteriia bacterium containing:
- a CDS encoding response regulator, with protein sequence MSTLPDDTAELRALAEALSERVRILEAENDLLTERSEDMLLLGLIGEGLSAAESVQAVLEHGLERISLLKAIPLCACYALGPSGANPLAVHSAHSSRRVEPQSVPLFCQSLLIETRESVYLNGPDCADLIVELPGSRFRPTSILGMPVRRRDATSFLFVFADDSSDDHLASQSLLLHRLVDMMLARVDSLELMESLRHVNDELSGANDLLRQATQAKSAFLSLISHEIRTPMNAILGFAQLMAREPGITQQQRERLAIIDRNGEYLLALINDVLEMAKIESGRSTLRASTFDLAVMLADLDAIFRDRAHSAGIDLRVELTADLPRFVTTDKAKLRQVLVNLLGNAVKFTQTGSVTLEATAERSGEDTALTFIVTDTGVGVDESEIELMFEPFSQTESGRTMGTGTGLGLAISQQYVRLLGGELTATSSRGVGSRFEFTVCVEEGEADAAETPSAPERIRRAPDGGLRVLVADDFAEMRTLLSEMLTNLGYEVETASDGREALERFHAAPPDLVLLDMRMPIMGGLEVIREIRTGDVAPETPIVALTANAFVETRGELLDAGANDFLSKPCTETELADALGELLEPTPAATAPAREAVAGEPAAAPQHLIARVKRAAVMGDFDKVAALVDEVREFDSRLAEQLHGFAADYDADAIVDAFGR
- a CDS encoding alpha/beta fold hydrolase, which produces MSPLSYAEVGNHRLAYHRSGSGETVVLVHGITTYSFLWEGVAEPLEEEFDVIAVDLLGCGDSDMPLDVSYAIQDHADRLYEFVTALGVERFHLVGHDLGGGVAQIFAVRHPEMLLDLTVANSVAYDFWPVQPITALRTPIIRQLLMATFDMGTFRLVIKRGVYHTERVDDALMAKFQRPLSTTEGRQAFMHFARCLDNHNLTDIADDIHALPMPVLIIRGDADPFLSAEISEKLHANIPGSRLEHIPTASHFVQIDEPEILSGLIAGFCREHPA
- a CDS encoding ATP-binding protein translates to MDQGLELLLQAQGSMPLPELTARDVYVPELPNMATAFVGMRRVGKSYLMAQEIGRLLDAGVPRTSILWLNLEDDRLGAVTTGILNDALEWLFRTGPRRYEQTAHLFLDEVQAVPEWERFVLRVINTENIRVRLTGSSAKLLSTEVATELRGRSTAVEVLPFSFREYLRHRGLEPETAVLPGAAQRSALERALELYLVEGGFPAVQDMSGIDRRRTLQDYVDLVVYRDVANRWGATNRVALAWMVSHLLSNFARDFSVNRMLNDLKSQGVKVGEDTLRAYLGHLIDARLVHAVGIRRASYRARQVNPRKIYAVDPGLAAATAHPSAEDTGYLLENAVYLDLRRRYSRLHEEAVSYYSDSDGSADFVVDTDASEPLIVQVCASLSDARTRARELRGAEAAMRGTGAAFATVVTLTESGEYETPAGPVRVIPAWRWLLRETLDAR